The following are encoded together in the bacterium genome:
- a CDS encoding helix-hairpin-helix domain-containing protein produces the protein MSETPSGSGVPAAAPGVPVSRRGAYLALGGALVVVIGFALWNRPTAPPPESPPSPEVAAVPVSEVGAAPPVATVHVSGAVAAPGLVVLPEGSRVADAIAGVGGALPGSELRVVNLAAPVTDGMHLDIPWARDDRGAGLSLGSGAGSGYPVDLNRADHEALTGIPGVGEVLALRIVAYRESHGRFMTMEDLLDVPGIGEGRLAGMRDYVEVRR, from the coding sequence ATGTCGGAGACGCCGTCCGGTAGCGGCGTACCGGCTGCGGCACCGGGCGTGCCGGTATCGCGCCGGGGCGCCTACCTGGCCCTCGGCGGCGCGCTGGTGGTCGTGATCGGTTTCGCCCTCTGGAACCGGCCCACGGCCCCTCCGCCGGAGTCCCCACCCTCCCCGGAGGTAGCCGCAGTACCCGTGTCGGAGGTCGGCGCCGCTCCGCCTGTGGCAACCGTTCATGTCTCGGGTGCGGTTGCGGCGCCCGGCTTGGTGGTGTTACCGGAAGGAAGCCGGGTCGCCGATGCGATCGCGGGGGTGGGTGGCGCGCTGCCGGGCTCTGAGCTTCGCGTGGTGAACCTGGCTGCGCCGGTAACGGACGGTATGCACCTCGATATCCCCTGGGCCCGCGATGATCGGGGCGCGGGGCTCTCGCTCGGGTCCGGCGCGGGATCGGGCTATCCGGTCGATCTGAACCGGGCGGATCATGAGGCCCTCACGGGCATCCCCGGGGTGGGGGAGGTTCTGGCGTTGCGCATCGTCGCTTACCGGGAATCCCACGGCCGTTTCATGACGATGGAGGATCTGCTCGACGTTCCGGGCATCGGCGAAGGCAGGTTGGCC
- a CDS encoding ATP-binding cassette domain-containing protein: protein MLELDGLTKRYGDVVALDDCGFSVRPGRIVGFLGPNGAGKTSAMRAVFGLLRLDGGTVTWMGRPVTHDARRQFGYMPEMRGLYPRMPVRRQVIYFARLHGLDKTTAARAADRWIARIGLEERADSRVDDLSHGNQQRVQLVTALVHGPELLVLDEPFSGLDPLGVEEMSRILQERAEQGSAVLFSSHQLDLVEHLCDDVAIINQGRVALSGPVRTLKDRATHRRVEVDLDSWTALTPAIPGVRLMESRGNRHVLRVPAKIGMDEIMTALSDGRTIREFSYGPPTLSDLFREAVAS from the coding sequence GTGCTCGAACTTGACGGCTTGACCAAGCGCTATGGCGACGTGGTCGCCCTGGACGACTGCGGTTTCTCGGTCAGGCCCGGGCGGATCGTCGGCTTCCTGGGACCCAACGGCGCCGGCAAGACCAGTGCCATGCGCGCCGTGTTCGGCCTGCTGCGCCTCGATGGGGGCACCGTGACCTGGATGGGTCGACCCGTCACCCATGACGCCCGCCGGCAGTTCGGATACATGCCGGAGATGCGCGGCCTCTACCCCCGCATGCCGGTGCGCCGCCAAGTGATCTACTTCGCCCGGCTCCACGGGCTCGACAAGACAACCGCCGCGCGCGCCGCCGACCGGTGGATCGCCCGGATCGGGCTAGAAGAACGCGCAGACTCCCGGGTAGACGACCTCTCGCACGGAAACCAGCAACGGGTGCAGCTCGTGACCGCGCTGGTACACGGTCCCGAACTCCTGGTCCTGGATGAACCCTTCAGCGGTCTCGATCCGCTGGGCGTGGAGGAGATGTCCCGGATACTGCAGGAGAGGGCGGAACAAGGATCGGCGGTGCTCTTCTCGAGCCATCAGCTTGATCTTGTGGAGCACCTGTGCGATGACGTCGCCATCATCAACCAGGGCCGCGTGGCCCTGTCCGGCCCGGTCAGGACGCTGAAGGACCGAGCGACTCACCGGCGAGTCGAGGTGGATCTGGACTCGTGGACGGCCCTCACCCCCGCCATTCCCGGTGTCCGGCTGATGGAATCGAGAGGCAATCGTCACGTCCTCAGGGTGCCTGCGAAGATCGGCATGGACGAGATAATGACTGCGCTTTCGGACGGCCGGACGATCAGGGAGTTCTCCTACGGTCCGCCCACCCTGTCGGACCTCTTCAGGGAAGCGGTCGCATCGTGA